GAAATTGTTTCTTTCCTGAAGAAGGAAAAAATGAGTGACTGAGATTTGAGATTATTAGAagtaattatatttttcttaattcatattattttatattctcCTTTTACTTGGGAAgtctataaaaagaaaaaaagcataTTGTCTTCGGGACATCAATCAAACAATAAAAAAGGTGAACAAGTTTCATACATGTGTGTGATGTGAAGCCATAATCTACCCCCAACCCCCAAAGTGGCTTCGGAGTGAGTCAAAAAGTTATTCAATTTTTTATCTTCCTCTCTTCTATTTCTCGATTTCCTTCCATTTAAGTTCTAGCATACATCATCTCTGAAGCCTCAATTCCATTTCTCAATATCCCATACAAGATCTACCAAACCTTAGACTATTGATATTTTCAAGTTATTGAAGCTATTAGGCACCAAAAACAAGTGGATCAACTTCACAATTAAGTAATAGCCAAGAAGGACATCAACGTCTTCTTCTCTCTCCAAGGACAATTGTTCATAGAGGTGTGTGATATAATATCCATGCTCTTTGGTTCTTTCAAGGCTTCATAGTCTCATTTTGGTTGGGTTTTGTGGTCCTTCCTGGTTTATCAGCACAGCTTGTGTGCGGCCATCGCGCAGAGACCAAACTGCCCAAAGACAAAGCATCTAGTATGCATGTATTTTGGGACAAAGAGCAACCCAAAAACATAGTGTCTTGAGTTGATTCATCGTATGGTTCCACCGCTGTCGTAGAGACAATTAAAGGGTGGGGACTTCTGTGTGTGCCACAAAGTCTTGGACCCTTTGTCACGTGACCATTTGTGAAGTTCTTATTTGTATTTTGTAGTTCCTATCAAGTGTTTACTTAAATATATACTTGTGAGATCCCAAGTTTACATTTCTACAGAGCGACGATAGCAGTTTATATGCACATTCACATTCTTTCTGACCAATTTTCTCTTTTGCAAGTTCTTAGAGGACCCTGTGAGGATGCACAGCTTGGTAAAACCAGCTAATTACATATCAAAATGACCCTTTTCcattttatcttttttcctttCTCTGTTCATAatctctcttccttctcctctatgCACTATCACCCTTTAGGTTGCTTACATCACCTTAGTACAATGTTGCATATCATACTAGTGAGGATGTAGAAACATTAAACAAGTCGCTTGTTAGCATAATCAATTATTTCAAGAATATGATACAAAGGCAATAAGTAATCAAAAAGATTATCAAAGGCCATGGTAACAACCTTCCAAATACCAGCATATCCTTGAGTTGCCAATTCTTTTTCCAGATCATAAAATCTGTCAACTTCCTAAAAGAGGCATCGagagattttaatataaacattAGAGCATATAGATGTGCTACTTGTAAAAAATGTAGTAGCAGGGAAACCAATAAGCGTGATGACCATGCCTTATCAAGAATGAATACTTTTAGTGTATCCTACTTAGGATATCCAGGTGTTCAAAAGAATCAAATAGATGAATGAAAATTGATAGCCAATATCAGGTTAAGAAGCTAAGCAGGTATTCTGAAGAACTTACAATCAATACAATCCTTTTAAGTAGAATTCTGCAAGAATTTCAAGTGATCAAATTACCACTATACATCCATTAAATATCAACTGTGATTCATGAtaatgtaatatgaaaaaataagaCCGATTGAACATTATCAGTATGTCGATCATGATAAATCGGGTGATATGCCAGGCAGTTCCCTCTTTAAAATCCTTTTTCAGGATTTTCTGAAATGCAGCATGGTACACCAGTATAGCACTAGTCCAAGCCCAGACTGATCCACCAGCATACAAGATTGCAGACCTTCATACTTTCAGTTACTAAAGAGAAGCAACAAATGGAGTACTTTACTACTTTTGCATTAACAATACCCAAACTTTTTTGGTTAAACTGCAAATCAAGAAAGGGGTCATGATGCTACCTTGTGTAGTCCAGTAGAAACAGGAAAATAATCAAGCCAACTACCCATGTTTATAAGCATATATAAGATAACAAATAAAGGGCTACAACACGAAGAACCTCCCAGAACTAAGTTGCGGTGATTGCTGAAAGGATTACCTGAAGGCACATTATATCAGGAGCCCAAAGTCGAAACTCTAGAAGTAACTTTCTCTTTCGCCATTCCCAATCCAAGATGTATTGTGGTATGTGAAAATAAAGCTTGGATCTATGATCTCTAGCAAGGTAGTCCGCAAGTATATTATAAGAGAGCATTACAAACCGCTCTGGAAATAAGACAACAGGTTGTAAGGAATGAACCATTTTGATAAATTATACATGAACCATGTCCTACAGTCAAGCACACAAGTCAATGACATAAAATATAGATATAACAAGAACTTTGAAGTCAAAATTTAAATTACAATATATGTGTATGCATGTTTGTGGATGCAGTCAACATTGTTCTTCCATTACCTACATTGTTCTTCCATTACCCAACAATATATTGGAGCAAGGGTTTTTAATACATAAATGGAActatgatatccttaaaagcatagaTTTAGGTTTCGGCCAAAATGTACTATTTTGGCGGAAACTTGATTCCTAGTGAGACACTGACACATGACTTCGGTCATTTTTAAGGTTAATCAAGTTCCATTCTCATATGGTACATTTGGCAAAAACTCTCTCTATTGAGGAAACAATATATGATACAAGGCATTTTGTGGTTAATTAAGTTTCATTCtcaagattttcttttcccttattTAAGCAGAGGTGACTAGCATGATAGCTCGTTAAAGATTAGGGATTTAAGAGAGGAGATCATCCTTTTCAAGATCatgtttttttttcccttttattaTCAAGATCATGTCGAAGACCAAGTTCCTACCATAAACTGAGTGACTTTGTTAGTATATACGTATATTTACACATCCACAAGCACAAATCTACATAGACATTGGTCATTTCTCAATAAAACAATCTCAGGACGGAATATGAAGCTGTCAAAGAGTTGCCCATATGATAACCCCTATTTCTTGGTATGTGTGTAGTATTCATGTTTATTGCTTGTTCTTCCTTTCTGTCCTTTCAATACTTCATTTCAAAAGCTTTAATCGGTCATTGATTGTAACTTTTAACATTTTGTTGCATCAGATCAGTAAATTAGATTGCAAAACAATATACAAATCCCCAAGGACACCGCTTCTTGCATCACCGATCCAGTTGCTTTCTGGATCGACTCTTTTGAGTAGCAATGAACTTGTATATTGCTTCCAAGCATAAGATACCTAAGAGCTTCATCAATTATAAACTTAGTTTTATTTTGAAGATCAGAGGACAAGAAGAAGTGAAATTATCTTCACAACCATGAGAAAAAATAAGAAGACAAAAGATTACCACATTGAGGAGGTGGTTGTGAGAGACAGAAGCTCCAAGTCCGGTAATCTGCTGGCCTAGGCGGTGGAGATGGGCGGAATGCCTGTGGGCGAAAGGTGGAAGGAGAGTAGGAAGATCGAGGAGGTAGAAACGGCGACGGAGGAGAGTCGTGAGAAGGCGGAGGATGGCCATAAGGTGGAAGAGCAGGGGCGTAAGCCGGGGGAGGGGGAGGGCCATAGTAAGGCGGAGGAAGGCCGTAAGAAGGCCGAGGAGGCGGAAGAGGGCCAAAAGACGGCGGCCGCCACCGACCGAAGGATTGGTGCGGAGCACCACGAGGGTACCAAGCGGCGCCGCCCTTCTGCGACCGCGTCCAATCGTAGTTGGCGTCTCTAACAGCCCTGAAGTGCGAATCGCCGCTAACGGACGAGGGGGCAGCGCCACCTTCCATGGCAGCGCCGGTGGCGTCTGCAGGCGGAGGCGGCGGGTCGCGGAACCCACGGTGGCAGTGGTTACGCGACGGAACCTGTGAAAGCCGACAAAAAACGGAGTCAAGAATGGACGAGCAAGGCGGGCTACCTTCAAATGGCGACGAAGATCGATGGATCGATTAACCGATGGGTCAATCGATCGATCGTCACCTTGAAGCGGGAGGGCGAAGACATGGCGGTGCAAGAGTTGGAGGCCTGAAATGGAGGAGGAGCGAATCGCATAGCCCCAACCACTCTGTTAGCCCGAGTATTAGTGGTCGATGGAGAGGCGGTGGGGGGGAAGACGAGACGCACGGCCGCTCGGGGGCGGGGCCACCGCACCCCACGCGCTCCCACCGTCCGATGCCTGAGGCCACCCGCGAGCTCTCCAGATTCCTTAAAACCCGAGACCGTCGAGGGGGTTCGGCTCCAAAGCCAAAACCGTTCGTGTTCGTTCGCCTACCACACACGGACACGGTTACTTGCTGGACGCGGATCAATCAAACCGGACCACTAAACCCAATCAAACCGGGCTCATAGACCCAATTATGCACCCGACCCATGTTTTAATTTTGGGCCGGTGGTCTCACCCCGGCCCAATTAGCCCTACCAAATATTCATGAAATAAGGAGTTATTCCGAGCATATATAATTGTTAATGAAAACAAACTGTTAtcttaattttatatattattaaaatattaatttaatataaataattagtctcaactaagaataaaaatttatttatttatttatttatcatcaaatttttgattaaaaattatttattttgtaaGAATAGAAAATGAAATATGAGATATATGATTAAAAGTTGGTACGGCGTGGGTCCTACTTATCCGATCGACAAGTACCAGTGTGGAGCTCATGTCGGAGTCGAGAAAAGAAGCAAACGAGTGGAGTTCACCGAACGAATTGCTTTACTTCTCTTTCTCTTACGAGTATGACAGCAGCTTTCTCTCTTGATCTCGTCCAAATACAACCCACGAGCTGGTGCAAGAACAGCTGGTTTTAATGCGAGCAAGGAGACAGCGATCGCTACAAGATGCATAGTTTTCTTCATCAATGAGGGCAGCTTCGACTCGATCCGATCCTCCGACACACTTCCCGATCAGTCTTCGTCGCTTATTACCTTTTGATAGATCTGAAAAGAAAACATCTTTTTCATCCTTTGTAAGCAATAAATATACACGAGATTGAGTGCTAAATTCAACTTAACAACTCGAAGTATTATTATAAGTCAATCTCGTTTATATATATCATCCGATTCTTTTCACTTTGCAGTCAACTTTGATCTTACACGAGACTAGTAGTATTCCCATACTGTTCATTTAGATAGAAGTTGATAGTGATATGTATTCGGAGAAGCATGTCATGAAGTGAATGATCGACAAGCAAACTGTCCTCACATCACTGAAGTACAAAACCTCCAAAAGATTAAGTTTACTGCGTTTCACTATCGGTTTTGTACGACTAAAACGACAAGCTTGTCATCTCATGAACAGTAGACTGTGTGTGGGTGCATCTCAATCTACAAAGGGAACTGTGAGATTTACTGTAATTCCATTTCATAATGTCATATGTATTCTTATCCATAATTGAAAAGAAGGAATGATGTCGGCAACGAGATTTTGCATCGAAGTATGATATTTTGGATGTAAAAAGGGATTATAATTATTTCCTTGTTTATGCATTGGTCTTCATCATAGATAGATGCCATTTCTTTGGTTACATTTGACATGATTCAGTGAGAAACTaggataatttttattttctataatatttttaatttttttaaataatgtatgattatatttttatttattatatatctaagccataaaaatattttataaaattttatacattcatttatttatttacttattaaatatatatatacttacttttgaatacatatttaaaatattaaaatgataaatttatcatataatatttaacatattttgaaaatataattttattaagcaACATTTACGTCAATGTACATTTAAAATACAATATTCGACTATTATTTATCGAAGACTCAAAAGCTTTTCACAGCTTCTTATTCACTCAAAATCCCTTCTTCAAATGCAGGTTAAGAATGGATCCATCAAGCAATGAtctatgaggaacacttgagaaatcttttctttcttccctAAGTTTAACCTATGAATCTAATATGATGATTATTCTCGATATAGAATATAGTTAGTGATTACGAGATAGTATGTAAGCTATCGAAAATAATGACAAGTCCACTAGACTTGACAAATAAAAGAGTCCATGAATGATATTATATAAAGTTTTTTTCTTAGAAATATCATAATGTAGAACTCATTAAATAATACTTGTGAGTTTTTGATGCATGTATTATCTTTTaatcataacatatatatatatatatatatatatatatatatatatatatatatatatatatatatatagaataatCAACGGCTGAAAACTAAAGGACTAAAAGCGACACAGGTAGTCGCTCCTCACTAATGCTAAGATACTCTCCAAAGCGAAGTTGGAGCCACAGTCGCCAAAGACAAAGGTGGCATTTTTTTGGGGGGTTGGCGATCGGTCCCCTCATGCTTAAGAGTTATGCCCATGACGACGGCGGCGCACCTAAACAGTACGGAAACGCTTGGCCTTTCCGTCCTCCATCAGCGGAGCGGTGAAACATGGATCGACCTTGACTGTCATCCGCCCGCCACCTTgtttccgcctcctcctcctcctcctgcgacTGTGTGCTCGGCGAAGGGAAACGCCTCATGTGACCCCCACCGGAGATCACGGACATCCACGGGCGCATGTTATCGTATTCTAATCTATCCTTTAGGTCACCCCAGTCCCACGCCACCAGTCGGCAGAACAGTCCAGAAAACATGCTTTGATTGGGGATGTGTTCAGAGTTAAAGCGGTGCATCAATTAACTGCGAAAACCTGCCCACATCACCCAGCGAAGCTTCTGCCGAGATATCAAATCCTTGCCTTCAAATGGCGCGGACCCATACACTCGTGGGGTGTCCCTCGCCAACGTGTTCTTAATAGAccggtgtctctctctctctccctctctctgatGGATAATATAGAGAGACCTGCATGTGATACGTTCTATGGGACTTCTATTTCAGACCACGATGGGTGGCAGCTGCACCGATTCACTCGTACGATGGTGTGTGCAAACATCAGTGGAATTTGACTGCTTGTCAAGTTATCTTTTGGCTTGGACGAACACTTCAGTTAAAAGCTGAAAGACCAATGATTGGGTATACATATTCCACAGGGAGCTTCTCCACTAGTTTCTCTACAAGGATCAAGAATCTTCCGACCCTATCTCAATTGTTCTACAAGTACCATGCTGGCTAAAGTTGAAGATTATTCCCGGAGAATTATAAAGAGATACGTGGAGGATCTAAGGAGATCTATTTGACTAGGATTCCTGAATCATTGTGCATTATCTTATGGAATGGAGCCAACTCAGTGGCCAAGAAAACCAAGTTGTGGGGTGTTGTATGCATGCCCATACTCCTCGGTCCGATAAGATGACGACCTTCTCTCGTGGAACGCACCGGCCGACTCGCTCCTGCAACCGACCCCGAGGGTGCAATCGCGTCGATGCCTCTTACGCCCAGGGCAAAGCCAAGCCGGTCCAACGGCCGGTGGCCGGCTCGATTAGGCCGGTCTAAGTGAGGGAGCAATGACAGATGGATGCGTGACTGCCGGAACTACGCTTGTCCCTTTCCCCAAAGGCATGGCGTGTGACCGCGACCGGGGAGACTGACCACGTGACCGGGGGCCAGCGTGCGTCCGCCCGCAGCTGCGGTGGCGAACTCAGGAGGTCATGCGGCAGCGGCCCAGATGGCGGAGGGCGTCGTCTTCTCGGGGCCGCGCGCCAGAGAGCGGCATTCAAAACGGCGGGCCACTTACACGTGGCAAACGCCAGTTGATTGAGCGAAGAATGGTACGAGGGTGGCATTCTCGATATTTATTTAACATCAGAGGGCCTTTTGGTGCTCGCCCCACCTTAAAAAGGCCAAAACCCGCCCTCCCTCCCTCTACGGCGCATCCATTTCCTCCTCCTCTCGTCTCccctttctctctccctctctccgtgACGCGAAGAAGGAAATGATGCATCGCGCTGCGCTGGCTCTGCTGCTGTGCTCCGCGGTTCACATTGCCTTTGCCATGACTGACGGTGAGTTTTCGTCGTCATCTCCTTCCTCTTGTTTCTACTCCTCGATACGATCCATGTCTCTCGGTATGTACCTAAAGCCGGTCCACATACACTCTGTTTCTGCTTTGATATCTGATTCTCATCTCTGATTCAGCTTCAAATTAGCTctccagtctctctctctctctctctctctctctctctctctccctccctgatTAGCCCTATGTACGCTACAATTAGGGGCTTCTTAGCTCGAACAGTTGTAGATCGTAGACGATAAGTCTGGAGCATTTGCTACATTGAGCCCTTAATTTACCGTGGGGGTTAATCGTGGGCGTGCGTTGAAGTTATTCCCGTCGTCCCGACACAGATGCGGAGCAGAGAACGACGGGTAAGTACGGTGCAGTCATGGCGTGGACAGAGGCGGGCTCCGTTGGCAGCTGGAGCAATGAATACATCTGACAACTTAGCTCAATATGTGTTTCATGCGAGCCACAATTGCGTTACGAGTCCGGCCGAGCGAGGGGCTGAGCGCTGTCACCACCTGTACTTTTGACAGATAGATCTACTGAAGGGTTCACATGGGTCGGCATCAAAATAATGGTGAATTCATTTTTCTGTAGCCACCACAGCTCTCGTGCCTGCTCATGTCAGGACTGTTCAAGCTCTCAACTCCAGATCTAACCCCTGGCTAAACGAAGAAACAACGTAGACGCGTCGATCTGATCCAGCTTTTTCTCCCTGTAATCTGATCCGTATGTGTAATGATGAGCGCGGCATGCAATCGAACGTGCAGGTTTGTTGCCGAATGGGAACTTCGAGGCGACGCCGAAGGCGTCGGAGATGAACGGGACGCAGGTGTTGGGCCGCTACGCCATCCCGCAATGGGAGATCTCCGGCTTCGTGGAGTACATCGAGTCGGGGCACAAGCAGGGGGACATGCTTCTGGTGGTGCCGGAGGGGGCGTACGCCGTCCGGCTCGGCAACGAGGCCTCCATCAAGCAGAAGCTCACGGTGGTCAAGGGCATGTACTACTCCATCACCTTCAGCGCCGCCCGCACCTGCGCCCAGGACGAGCGCCTCAACGTGTCGGTCACCCCCGACTCCGGCATGCTCCCCATCCAGACCATGTACGGCAGCGTCGGCTGGGACTCCTACGCCTGGGCCTTCCGTGCCCTGTTCGACGTGGTCCACCTCGTCATCCACAATCCCGGCGTCGAGGAGGACCCTGCCTGCGGCCCCCTCATCGACTCCGTCGCCATCAAAACTCTCTACCCGCCCAGGCTCACCAGAGGTAAGCCCATGATCCTTAAATATTACGCTTCATCTATGCATGCATGAAGGAATATGCTTTGCTTCCTCTCTCTCGACATGGGCGCAGACAATCTGCTGAAGAACCGTGACTTCGAGGAAGGGCCATACGTTTTCCCCAACACCACATGGGGCGTGCTGATTCCACCCAACATCGAGGATGACCACTCCCCCCTGCCCGGATGGATGGTGGAGTCCCTCAAGGCCGTCAAGTACATCGACTCGGACCACTTCTCGGTGCCCCATGGAAAGCGCGCCGTGGAGCTGGTGGCCGGGAAGGAGAGCGCCCTCGCCCAGGTGGCGCGCACCATCCCGGGGAAGGTCTACACGCTGACCTTCTCGGTCGGCGACGCGGGCAACGGCTGCGTGGGCTCTATGGTGGTGGAGGCATTCGCGGCCCGTGGCACCGTGAAGATCCCGTACGAGTCCAAGGGCACCGGCGGGTACAAGCGCGCGGTGCTTCGGTTCACGGCCGCGGTGGAGCGCACCCGCGTCGTGTTCCTCAGCACCTTCTACCACACCAAGACCGACGGCTCACTCTGTGGTCCGGTGGTGGACGACGTCTCGCTGTTGAGCGTTCGGAGCCCCCGCGCGCTCCGCCGCTGAGGGGCAGTGGACCGCTATACATTAATGCGCGTCGATTGGTTCCTTCTCCAGCATAACGCAATAATCATTAACTAATACTGGGAACGTACGCGAGACGCCTACCGTGTCAGCAGgaggttgaagaagaagaaggtgtggCGCCATGACCAAACCATCTCTCCTCCTATTACCAAGCCTATATGTGGGTACTGTGTCGGGTGATCGGGCGAGCAAGAATATATGTTCTGTATTGTACTCTTACCAATTTTAGTAAACGAGTACTTGCTTTTGTGCATGTAAGATGTAGCCTATGTCGGGTGTAATTTAATTGATGCGCGGACTTGTATTACCAAGTCTCCTACGAATGATGCTTGCATGCTCACAACGGTACCACCGAGTGTTCTACGAAGAGTTCCAATGCGTCGTGAGCCACCGACGAGGAGCACCCACCGTCGGCATCAGAGCCGGTAAGCTTCTTTCCGATGGTCGGAAAAGAACTATTCGCTTCAGAGCAGAAGCGTGCATACCTATCTCATTCGATGGATACGAGTCTGAAACCCATTACTGTATCGGCCTGTGGATGTACCCTAAGAACCCAAAGGCTCCATGAATCGAGCCCAACCCAACTCAAACTCTGACCGAACCCGATCCAGCAATCGATGAACCCAATCCCGCTTCGTCCCATCATCGGAGCTTGATCACGTCGTTGTGGCCGTCGATCCCAATCCAACGGCCAGAATGCCCGCGTCATTCTAAAGCTCTCTGACGCTTCGAGAAATATTCATTCCTAGGGTTTATGCTCGCCAAGTAAGGCCGGCCCTTTCGGCCCTTTTCCGCATTCTTGCTCTCTTCAACCCGATCGACTCTGTGGGAAGCGATTGGATGGTAGGTGTCCAAACCACGTTTTTCGCTTTTTTTCGTGGGATTTGATGTTTTGCTCGCCGTTTTCGCTTGCAGGCGTTGCCGAATCAGCAGACCGTTGATTACCCTAACTTTAAGCTTGTTCTCGTCGGCGATGGCGGAACCGGTGACCGCTTCCATCTCTTGTTTTACCTTGTGAACGTATAATTCACGTAGCAAGCTTTGACCGGATCTTTTTCGTTGTTCTCATGCGATCTTGTGTATAACGGATATTACTCTTTCTTTCGCTTTTCTTGCTTCCATTGTTCGATTGTTGTTGACAGCGCCTGATCTGTTTGTTACTAGGTGAGCGGATCATGTATGATCCTTCCCTTTCTGGGTTTCTCTTATCATGGGTTTCATTCGTATCTCATTTTCTTTTTCGGAGTCGTTGTTTATGATTCCTGATTAAGAATTATAGTCTGACATGTGTTGCAAGCATGTCTGTAGCTATGCGTCCTGCGATCTTTTTGCGGTCATGAATTCTGTAATGTTGTatacatttctgaattttcgagtCCTCCATGTACTTCAAAACTGGAATTTTTCTCATCTCCTATCTTTGCCCTATGATGTAGGCAAAACTACGTTTGTGAAGAGACACCTTACTGGTGAATTCGAGAAGAAGTATGAGCGTGAGTATTGTGGGAGTGACCGTGTATGCCTCTACTTTTTCTTTTGCCATTTATGGTTGCTGATGTATTTGATACTGTTTGTTGTAGCCACTATTGGTGTTGAGGTCCATCCATTGGATTTCTTTACCAACTGTGGGAAGATCCGCTTCTATTGCTGGGATACTGCTGGCCAGGAGAAGTTTGGTGGCCTCAGAGATGGTTACTAGTAAGTctttgtctcttttttttttttttctaattctatAATTGTGACTTTGTCTGTAGATTGAAAGAAGTTTTTAGcttcatattatttcttcttctcaCTGCTTCTTTCTCATTAAATAGTAGAGTGCATTCTgtagtcttcttctaatctatcTGTTGTCAACTTCATATTGTGGAAAACTACAGTTGTTCGGCAAAATGAGACATTTTCTTCCACCAGTGCCCATTTTCAGCAAGATATtctatttatttaattttctggAGTGTGATTTGTCTTTTTGTTTGAGGAATGGATGGTTCTGTAAATTGCACTGGATGATCCAATTTTCCTACTCATTTGGCTTTCAAAGTTGTTTTTCGCTAGACAACTTTGTCAAAATAGAAATAATACATCAGAAGTAAATATAGTGGTTAGAGGAGGGACAATGTTAATTATTGGGGTGGAAGATACTGGGCTGAAGATGGAGAGTATATATAAAGAGTATATGTGTCTTTTCTAGCTAATTTATAATATACCAAAACGAAACTTTTTCTAACTTGTAACTTTGGAAGGTTGTTGAAAACGGTAGCAAATAGCATTTTGGAAATAATTCTACGGAAAAGAGCAGCTCGGTGCATGGGCTCTCACCAATGTACGGTCTGGGTTTTAAAAAATAGTATTTTCAATTTCATTAATTCATATTTTTAGAAATGATTTTAGATTTTCTTAGTTGAGCTA
The window above is part of the Musa acuminata AAA Group cultivar baxijiao chromosome BXJ1-1, Cavendish_Baxijiao_AAA, whole genome shotgun sequence genome. Proteins encoded here:
- the LOC103985700 gene encoding BIIDXI-like protein At5g11420, translated to MMHRAALALLLCSAVHIAFAMTDGLLPNGNFEATPKASEMNGTQVLGRYAIPQWEISGFVEYIESGHKQGDMLLVVPEGAYAVRLGNEASIKQKLTVVKGMYYSITFSAARTCAQDERLNVSVTPDSGMLPIQTMYGSVGWDSYAWAFRALFDVVHLVIHNPGVEEDPACGPLIDSVAIKTLYPPRLTRDNLLKNRDFEEGPYVFPNTTWGVLIPPNIEDDHSPLPGWMVESLKAVKYIDSDHFSVPHGKRAVELVAGKESALAQVARTIPGKVYTLTFSVGDAGNGCVGSMVVEAFAARGTVKIPYESKGTGGYKRAVLRFTAAVERTRVVFLSTFYHTKTDGSLCGPVVDDVSLLSVRSPRALRR